The following proteins are encoded in a genomic region of Phoenix dactylifera cultivar Barhee BC4 unplaced genomic scaffold, palm_55x_up_171113_PBpolish2nd_filt_p 002302F, whole genome shotgun sequence:
- the LOC120109507 gene encoding LOW QUALITY PROTEIN: 2,3-dimethylmalate lyase-like (The sequence of the model RefSeq protein was modified relative to this genomic sequence to represent the inferred CDS: deleted 1 base in 1 codon), with protein sequence MGFSMILQPHNASSTLSPAFSIHYSANRLHHDRFSPAILSDFRTQRLVSVAFHPPNHGPIKRSLRRRYNSAVRAAAKETPAEALRRILESPGIHQGPACFDALSAKLVERAGFQFCFVSGFSVSAARLGLPDVGLISYGEMVDQGYQITQAVSIPVIGDGDNGYGNHMNVKRTVKGFIKAGFAGIILEDQVSPKACGHTQGRKVVSREESVMRVKAAIDARKESGSDIVIVARTDSRQAASFEESLWRSRAFADAGADVLFIDALASREEMRAFCEITPLLPKMANMLEGGGKTPILNPIELEEIGFKIVSYPLSLIGVSIRAMEDALAAIKGGRVPSPGSLPSFEEIKDTLGFNEYYEEEKRYSIPPPQPSYRRGYSPATSTRPTTQEYPEQREDRPSDPVVEVLAPYVYDNFSSGDSRDRMSGIWSRTLRLKITGRNGLEKLDVRIPAGFLEGMSRIIPGLGGVNIIEMLEDASIEAGDGPQSGKILLDFNDAMGDRIQVFIE encoded by the exons ATGGGATTTTCCATGATCCTGCAACCCCACAACGCCTCCTCCACACTCTCTCCCGCCTTCTCCATCCATTATTCCGCGAACCGCCTCCACCATGACCGCTTCTCGCCAGCTATACTCTCGGATTTCAGAACCCAACGGCTAGTTTCGGTCGCCTTCCACCCTCCAAACCATGGACCCATCAAGAGATCCCTGCGAAGGCGCTATAACTCCGCCGTCCGTGCTGCCGCCAAGGAAACCCCAGCCGAGGCCCTGCGGAGGATCCTGGAGTCCCCCGGGATCCATCAAGGCCCTGCGTGCTTCGATGCCCTCAGTGCCAAGCTGGTCGAGAGGGCTGGCTTCCAGTTCTGTTTTGTGAGCG GGTTTTCAGTATCAGCTGCTAGGTTGGGGTTGCCAGATGTGGGTCTTATTTCCTATGGTGAAATGGTAGATCAGGGATACCAAATTACCCAAGCGGTGTCGATTCCCGTGATTGGAGATGGAGACAATGGCTATGGGAATCACATGAATGTGAAAAGAACAGTCAAAGGTTTTATTAAAGCTGGTTTTGCAGGGATAATTCTCGAAGATCAG GTATCACCAAAAGCATGTGGCCATACTCAAGGACGGAAAGTGGTCTCAAGGGAGGAGTCTGTGATGCGCGTAAAGGCGGCTATTGATGCACGGAAGGAAAGTGGCTCTGACATTGTGATTGTGGCACGAACTGATTCTCGCCAAGCAGCATCTTTCGAGGAATCACTATGGCGATCAAGAGCCTTTGCTGATGCTGGGGCAGATGTTCTTTTTATTGATGCGCTTGCTTCAAGAGAAGAGATGAGGGCATTTTGCGAGATTACCCCTTTGCTTCCAAAAATG GCCAACATGCTTGAAGGTGGAGGCAAAACTCCCATTTTGAACCCTATTGAACTGGAGGAAATTGGTTTTAAAATTGTGAGCTATCCACTATCCTTAATTGGAGTATCGATCCGAGCAATGGAG GATGCACTTGCTGCCATAAAAGGTGGTCGTGTACCTTCTCCTGGGAGCTTGCCATCTTTTGAAGAAATCAAGGACACACTGGGTTTCAATGAATATTATGAAGAAGAAAAGCGATACAGTATCCCTCCTCCTCAACCATCATACAGAAGAG GCTATTCTCCTGCTACCAGTACAAGGCCAACAACTCAAGAATATCCTGAACAGAGAGAAGACAGGCCAAGTGATCCTGTTGTTGAAGTGCTAGCCCCATACGTG TATGACAACTTCAGTTCAGGTGATTCGAGAGATCGTATGTCTGGAATATGGTCTCGTACACTGAGACTGAAAATCACTGGAAGGAATGGACTTGAAAAGCTCGATGTCAGAATTCCt GCCGGGTTCTTAGAAGGAATGTCAAGAATAATACCAG GCTTGGGAGGTGTTAATATCATCGAAATGTTAGAGGATGCCTCTATAGAAGCGGGTGATGGCCCTCAAAGTGGGAAGATACTGCTAGATTTTAATGATGCAATGGGAGATAGGATTCAGGTGTTCATTGAATGA